One stretch of Campylobacter sp. CCS1377 DNA includes these proteins:
- a CDS encoding nucleotidyltransferase — translation MKKDIEKVKLKLNEYFEHNSKYFTRQGAFSLHHSKQIDGFIKKIFEIVLQDCFEDFFPSIENIPFCMIATRQYARHQLCAYESVDLLFVYKDIKAYDIKPMIKNLIAFLNDVRLPINYQICELNGLSSIAKNELKQKILQHRFLCGSKRLFKIAKQKFEEVFKEYEEEFAEFLFAKFEKDNIPFIKQEFDIKKDFGGLLEYGNLDLLLTLFKHSSKNYALEFISEKELSELRLASDFLLSLQSAMNINAQKDVSVLSLNDLNDISRLLHKKDKKYIDAKTSLLQKAMQSMHTTGIYVYYLLACMQRDKNFYQRFLDNGSLVFYEDKIYTTKNFIKLKDALRNLNSLEDKELEFDISVVFALKRLKFSKMDLEQSFLDFRSIFYRKHSFGILKLLLDSALLYDLFKPFMMMRFILNDEGVYSVDEQAFLALYEFEKLQDNEILQSLSADEKMILKIVILMSALREENEISLGNIYRAYCAKLELSNEILEFGLKFLKNYNAMKDIIEKEDIYNPIIVCTLLSKIENLKNLDLLALLTLNAAKASNCASHFFIKSLDKLVLNAKTAFEDENLIDETSRRVKKEQTLKRSKIFMDLSPNMQDKIAHIKSNLFFIKNSFEDIVKIALIANENSSKFWFNNEKNLIFEMTANKGLNLEKILSALANLNLVFMSFFELFDEKIYLKFEYNNIISDEQKQNLAFLLEANLHKNDKNKALAKPIIKKEELKFDLEYSKTYAKLSINAKDQQGLMAYVMNVFNEFKLDLSAAKIQTIRQRTRNIYIFRKDSNLIEQRQNILKSLISE, via the coding sequence ATGAAAAAAGACATAGAAAAAGTTAAATTAAAACTTAATGAATACTTTGAGCATAATTCTAAATATTTCACAAGGCAAGGTGCGTTTAGTTTGCATCATTCCAAGCAAATTGATGGTTTTATTAAGAAAATTTTTGAAATTGTGCTCCAAGATTGTTTTGAGGACTTTTTTCCTTCTATAGAAAATATCCCTTTTTGTATGATTGCGACAAGACAATATGCTAGGCATCAACTTTGTGCTTATGAAAGTGTTGATTTGCTTTTTGTTTATAAGGATATTAAAGCTTATGATATTAAGCCTATGATTAAAAATTTAATCGCTTTTTTAAATGATGTAAGACTTCCAATCAATTATCAAATTTGCGAACTTAATGGCTTAAGTAGCATTGCTAAAAATGAACTCAAACAAAAAATTTTACAACACAGATTTCTTTGCGGCTCTAAAAGACTTTTTAAAATAGCCAAACAAAAATTTGAAGAGGTTTTTAAAGAATACGAAGAAGAATTTGCAGAGTTTTTGTTTGCCAAATTTGAAAAAGACAATATACCTTTTATCAAACAAGAATTTGATATCAAAAAAGATTTTGGAGGGCTTTTAGAGTATGGAAATTTAGATCTTTTGCTTACTCTTTTTAAACATTCTTCTAAAAATTATGCTTTGGAATTTATAAGCGAAAAAGAATTAAGCGAATTAAGACTCGCGAGTGATTTTTTATTATCCTTGCAATCTGCGATGAACATTAATGCACAAAAAGATGTTAGTGTTTTAAGTTTAAATGACTTAAATGATATTTCACGACTTTTGCATAAAAAAGATAAAAAATACATTGATGCTAAAACCTCTCTTTTACAAAAAGCAATGCAAAGTATGCACACAACGGGAATTTATGTATATTATTTGCTTGCTTGTATGCAAAGAGATAAAAATTTTTACCAACGCTTTTTAGATAATGGAAGTTTGGTTTTTTATGAAGATAAAATTTATACAACAAAAAATTTTATTAAATTAAAAGATGCATTGAGAAATTTAAATTCTTTAGAAGATAAAGAATTGGAGTTTGATATCAGCGTGGTTTTTGCTTTAAAAAGATTAAAATTTAGCAAAATGGACTTAGAGCAGTCTTTTTTGGATTTTAGATCAATTTTTTATAGAAAGCACAGTTTTGGCATTTTAAAGCTTTTGCTTGATAGTGCTTTGCTTTATGATTTGTTTAAGCCTTTTATGATGATGCGTTTTATTTTAAATGATGAAGGTGTTTATAGTGTTGATGAGCAAGCTTTTTTGGCCTTGTATGAATTTGAAAAATTGCAAGATAATGAAATTTTGCAAAGTTTAAGTGCCGATGAAAAAATGATCTTAAAAATTGTGATTTTAATGAGCGCGCTAAGAGAAGAAAATGAAATTTCTTTAGGGAATATTTATAGGGCGTATTGTGCGAAATTAGAACTTAGCAACGAAATTTTAGAATTTGGTTTGAAGTTTTTAAAAAACTATAATGCCATGAAAGACATCATCGAAAAAGAAGATATTTATAATCCCATCATCGTTTGCACCTTGCTTTCAAAAATTGAAAATTTAAAAAATCTCGATCTGCTTGCCTTGTTGACCTTAAATGCTGCTAAGGCAAGTAATTGTGCGAGCCATTTTTTCATTAAAAGTTTAGATAAATTGGTTCTTAATGCAAAAACCGCATTTGAAGATGAGAATTTAATTGATGAAACCTCAAGGCGAGTAAAAAAAGAGCAAACCCTTAAAAGAAGTAAGATTTTTATGGATTTAAGTCCTAATATGCAAGATAAAATTGCGCATATAAAATCTAATTTATTTTTTATTAAAAATTCTTTTGAGGATATCGTTAAAATTGCCTTAATTGCCAATGAAAATTCAAGTAAATTTTGGTTTAATAATGAGAAAAATCTTATTTTTGAAATGACAGCAAATAAGGGTTTAAATTTAGAAAAGATTTTATCGGCTTTGGCAAATTTAAATTTGGTATTTATGAGTTTTTTTGAGCTTTTTGATGAAAAAATTTATTTAAAATTTGAATATAATAACATTATAAGCGATGAACAAAAGCAAAATTTGGCTTTTTTATTGGAAGCAAATTTGCATAAGAACGATAAAAATAAAGCCCTTGCAAAGCCAATCATTAAAAAAGAAGAGTTAAAATTTGATCTTGAGTATTCAAAAACCTATGCAAAATTAAGCATTAATGCTAAGGATCAGCAAGGCTTAATGGCGTATGTGATGAATGTTTTTAATGAATTTAAGCTCGATTTAAGTGCGGCAAAAATTCAAACTATTAGACAAAGAACGCGCAATATTTATATTTTTAGAAAGGATTCTAATCTAATAGAACAAAGGCAAAATATTTTAAAATCTTTAATAAGCGAGTAA
- the mqnE gene encoding aminofutalosine synthase MqnE produces MKNLFQKLENEERLNQDEANALWDLDLFTLAKFAQKKRTKLHGKKVYFNINRHINPTNICADTCKFCAFSAHRKNPNPYMMSHEEIMKIVDETITRGTKEVHIVSAHNKDTSWQWYLEIFKMIKEKYPQIHVKAMTAAEIDFLHRRFAMSYEEVIEKMLEYGVDSMPGGGAEIFDEEIRKKICHGKVSSENWLKIHKLWHQKGRQSNATMLFGHIEERHHRIDHLLRLRSLQDETNGFNAFIPLVWQRDNSFIQTDKIIDSEEILKTIAISRLVLDNIRNIKAYWATMTLNLAMVAQEFGANDLDGTIEKESIQSAGGAKSAKGTSLKTFIDMIKTANLIPVERDSLYNELKIY; encoded by the coding sequence ATGAAAAATTTATTCCAAAAACTAGAAAATGAAGAAAGATTAAATCAAGATGAAGCAAATGCTTTGTGGGATTTAGATCTTTTTACTTTAGCTAAATTTGCACAAAAAAAACGCACAAAACTTCACGGAAAAAAAGTCTATTTTAATATCAATCGCCATATCAATCCTACAAATATTTGTGCAGATACTTGTAAATTTTGTGCTTTTTCTGCACACCGCAAAAATCCAAATCCTTATATGATGAGCCATGAAGAGATTATGAAAATCGTTGATGAAACCATCACACGCGGTACAAAAGAAGTACATATCGTTTCAGCGCATAATAAAGACACAAGTTGGCAGTGGTATTTAGAAATTTTTAAAATGATTAAAGAAAAATATCCACAAATTCATGTAAAAGCTATGACCGCAGCAGAAATAGACTTTTTACATCGTCGTTTTGCAATGAGCTATGAAGAAGTAATAGAAAAAATGCTAGAATACGGAGTAGATTCCATGCCTGGTGGTGGAGCTGAAATTTTTGATGAAGAAATCAGGAAGAAAATTTGCCATGGAAAAGTCAGCAGTGAAAATTGGCTAAAAATTCACAAACTTTGGCACCAAAAAGGTAGACAAAGCAATGCTACTATGCTTTTTGGACATATTGAGGAAAGACATCACAGAATCGATCATTTATTAAGACTTCGCTCTTTACAAGATGAAACAAACGGTTTTAATGCTTTCATTCCTTTAGTTTGGCAAAGAGATAATAGCTTTATACAAACAGATAAAATTATAGATAGCGAAGAAATTCTAAAAACCATTGCTATTTCTCGCTTAGTACTTGATAATATCAGAAATATCAAAGCTTATTGGGCGACAATGACTTTAAATTTAGCTATGGTTGCACAAGAATTTGGGGCCAATGACTTAGATGGAACCATAGAAAAAGAAAGCATACAAAGTGCTGGTGGAGCAAAATCCGCTAAAGGCACAAGCCTAAAAACTTTCATTGATATGATAAAAACTGCAAATTTAATCCCAGTAGAGCGCGACAGTCTTTATAATGAGTTGAAAATCTACTAA
- a CDS encoding NCS2 family permease — translation MDFFKLKENNTNLRTEIIAGLTTFLAMVYIIPVNSSIVSNTGMPIEALITATALITIIASAFNAFFANTPVAMSVGMGLNAYFTFSVCIGQKIAWQSALGAVFISSMIFLLLSFTHFRLWVIRNIPKDLRLAICAGIGCFIAFLGLSQMGIIAPNKDTLVSIGNFKSSHVLFGIFSLILIIFFWAIKLRGAFILGVLISSIIAWTFEIDNASFPDKLISLPNFSAENGLGVIFLQLDIKSALDITMIPIILTFFITQLFDSIGTITGVGERGKIFDDPTNGEKKLGKTLMADATSSALGALTGTSTVTAFVESTTGVESGGRTGLTALVVAICFAFTLFLLPLFKAIPANAIYPVLVMVGILMFMEVKNIDFKDNAIAVASFFTIIMMPFTYSITTGFAFGFLSYLCVRIFKQEWDKINLGIIVLSLISLGNFLLIALQ, via the coding sequence ATGGACTTTTTCAAACTCAAAGAAAATAATACCAATCTTCGCACCGAAATCATCGCAGGACTTACAACCTTTTTAGCTATGGTTTATATCATTCCTGTAAATTCAAGCATAGTTAGCAACACAGGAATGCCTATAGAAGCACTAATTACCGCAACCGCTTTAATTACAATTATTGCAAGTGCCTTTAATGCTTTTTTTGCCAATACTCCAGTAGCTATGAGTGTTGGAATGGGTTTAAATGCTTATTTTACCTTTAGTGTTTGCATAGGACAAAAAATCGCTTGGCAAAGTGCTTTAGGCGCGGTTTTTATTTCAAGTATGATTTTTCTTCTTCTTTCTTTTACGCATTTTCGCCTTTGGGTGATTCGCAATATCCCTAAAGATTTACGTTTAGCAATTTGTGCGGGAATTGGTTGCTTTATAGCCTTTTTGGGCTTAAGTCAAATGGGTATTATCGCACCAAATAAAGACACTTTAGTCAGTATAGGAAATTTTAAAAGTTCTCATGTGCTTTTTGGAATTTTTAGCTTAATTTTAATCATCTTTTTTTGGGCTATAAAATTACGCGGAGCGTTTATTTTAGGTGTTTTGATAAGTTCTATTATTGCTTGGACTTTTGAGATTGATAATGCAAGTTTTCCTGATAAGCTCATCTCTTTGCCAAATTTCAGTGCAGAAAATGGCTTGGGTGTGATTTTTTTACAGCTTGATATCAAAAGTGCTTTAGATATCACAATGATACCTATTATCCTAACTTTTTTCATCACTCAGCTTTTTGATAGCATAGGCACAATTACGGGCGTGGGCGAAAGAGGTAAAATCTTTGATGATCCTACAAATGGAGAGAAAAAACTAGGCAAAACCTTAATGGCAGATGCTACAAGCTCGGCTTTGGGTGCATTAACTGGTACTTCAACGGTTACTGCTTTTGTTGAAAGCACCACAGGAGTTGAAAGTGGCGGCAGAACCGGACTTACCGCTTTAGTCGTAGCTATTTGCTTTGCTTTTACGCTTTTTTTACTGCCACTTTTTAAAGCCATTCCTGCAAATGCGATTTATCCAGTGCTTGTAATGGTTGGAATTTTAATGTTTATGGAAGTAAAAAATATCGATTTTAAAGATAATGCTATTGCGGTAGCTAGCTTTTTTACCATCATTATGATGCCTTTTACTTATTCAATCACTACAGGTTTTGCTTTTGGTTTTCTTTCTTATTTATGTGTGCGAATTTTTAAGCAAGAATGGGATAAAATCAATCTTGGTATCATTGTTTTGAGCTTAATCTCTTTGGGAAATTTTTTACTCATTGCTTTACAATGA
- a CDS encoding phosphoribosyltransferase family protein: MIFYSYNEFKEDVKTLAREIKKDFDPDVLLAIARGGMSLGHSLAVALNTRKLFALNSIHYDDTKKLDTIEIFNIPDLSQYKKILLIDDIVDSGESLVEIKRVLLEKFPHIELKIVTIFYKKSALLQPDFKIKEAKEWVEFYWDIKI, encoded by the coding sequence ATGATTTTTTATTCTTATAATGAATTTAAAGAAGATGTAAAAACTTTAGCTAGGGAAATTAAAAAAGATTTTGATCCTGATGTGCTTTTAGCCATAGCAAGAGGTGGAATGAGTTTAGGACACTCCTTAGCAGTTGCTTTAAACACACGCAAGCTTTTTGCTCTAAATTCCATCCACTATGATGATACAAAAAAGCTTGATACTATTGAAATTTTTAATATCCCTGATCTTAGCCAATATAAAAAAATCTTGCTCATTGATGATATTGTCGATAGTGGAGAAAGTTTAGTGGAAATTAAAAGGGTTTTGCTTGAAAAATTTCCACATATTGAGTTAAAAATTGTTACTATTTTTTATAAAAAAAGTGCTCTTTTGCAACCTGATTTTAAAATCAAAGAAGCAAAAGAATGGGTCGAGTTTTATTGGGATATTAAAATTTAA
- a CDS encoding alanine/glycine:cation symporter family protein, with the protein MDSIMTAFSNFISSASDVLYTYILVFVLIACGLYFTFRTGFIQLKFLPQAFMILREKSQKEHISPFAALMISTASRVGIGNIVGVALAISTGGAGALFWMWIVAIFGGASAFVESTLAQVYKRREGEHNYKGGPAYYIHSALKSKAFGVIFALSLILCFTYGFNGLQSYTLTSAFEFYVGKEAFNEGYITTFVGLILALLTAVFFFSGGKLTAFISKLIVPIMAFGYLLVAIVVIATNLEALPRIFTEIAQKAFDFEAIFGGFAGSAIVIGIKRGLFSNEAGMGSAPNAAAAAHTSHPAKQGMVQTLSVFIDTLIICSATAFMVLCSQENLEGLQGMPLIQKVMYGHFGEFGLHFVSIAVVLFAFTSLIGNYFYSEMNFKFITESKKALYIFRLSAVVMIFIGSQLNLELAWNFADVVMGIMALTNIVAILLLGNIAIKVLKDYEKQRKEGKNPIFKASDVGIFDTECWK; encoded by the coding sequence ATGGATTCCATAATGACAGCATTTTCAAACTTTATTTCAAGCGCTAGTGATGTTTTATATACTTATATTTTAGTATTTGTATTGATAGCTTGCGGTTTGTATTTTACTTTTAGAACAGGATTTATTCAGCTTAAGTTTTTGCCTCAAGCTTTTATGATTTTGAGAGAAAAGAGTCAAAAAGAGCACATTTCACCTTTTGCCGCTTTGATGATTTCTACTGCCTCAAGAGTGGGTATAGGGAATATTGTTGGTGTAGCACTTGCTATTAGCACAGGAGGCGCAGGGGCGCTTTTTTGGATGTGGATTGTGGCGATATTTGGTGGAGCAAGTGCGTTTGTGGAAAGTACCTTGGCACAAGTTTATAAAAGAAGAGAGGGTGAGCATAACTATAAGGGTGGACCGGCTTATTATATTCATAGTGCATTAAAATCAAAAGCGTTTGGGGTTATATTTGCATTATCTTTGATTTTGTGTTTTACTTATGGTTTTAACGGTTTGCAATCTTACACTCTTACTTCAGCATTTGAATTTTATGTAGGCAAAGAGGCTTTTAATGAAGGTTATATTACGACTTTTGTTGGACTTATTTTAGCTCTTTTAACGGCAGTATTTTTCTTTAGTGGAGGAAAATTGACCGCTTTTATTTCTAAGCTTATTGTGCCTATTATGGCGTTTGGTTATTTGTTGGTAGCCATTGTTGTGATTGCGACAAATCTTGAAGCTCTGCCTAGAATTTTTACAGAAATAGCACAAAAAGCTTTTGACTTTGAAGCTATTTTCGGCGGTTTTGCAGGAAGCGCCATTGTAATAGGTATTAAAAGAGGATTATTTTCCAATGAAGCAGGTATGGGTTCAGCACCTAATGCTGCAGCTGCAGCTCACACAAGCCATCCAGCAAAACAAGGAATGGTGCAAACTCTATCAGTTTTTATCGATACACTCATCATTTGTTCAGCAACTGCTTTTATGGTACTTTGTTCGCAAGAAAATTTAGAGGGACTTCAGGGTATGCCACTAATACAAAAGGTAATGTATGGACATTTTGGAGAATTTGGCTTGCATTTCGTGAGTATTGCAGTTGTGCTTTTTGCTTTTACTTCTCTAATCGGAAATTATTTTTATTCAGAGATGAATTTTAAATTCATAACAGAAAGCAAAAAGGCTTTATATATTTTTCGTTTAAGTGCAGTGGTTATGATATTTATCGGTTCTCAGCTTAATTTGGAACTTGCGTGGAATTTTGCAGATGTGGTTATGGGGATTATGGCTCTTACTAATATCGTGGCGATTTTACTTTTGGGAAATATTGCTATTAAAGTGTTAAAAGATTATGAAAAGCAAAGAAAAGAAGGTAAAAATCCTATATTTAAAGCAAGTGATGTAGGAATTTTTGATACTGAGTGTTGGAAATAA
- a CDS encoding YqaA family protein, which produces MFDFLYNDISYLGLFIVCFLSSTLLPLASEAFVAGFVKLDFNVNLVLFVATLGNALGSLSTYALAYLGKEKILEKYFSKSLKKLDKFNANFTKFGSIYAFLTFLPLIGDIFALGLGFAKYPIFKSAFFIFLGKLSRYIVIIFLTNI; this is translated from the coding sequence ATGTTTGATTTCTTATACAATGATATCAGTTATTTGGGGCTTTTTATAGTGTGTTTTCTTTCAAGTACGCTTTTACCCCTTGCAAGCGAAGCCTTTGTTGCGGGTTTTGTAAAGCTTGATTTTAATGTGAATTTGGTTTTATTTGTAGCGACTTTGGGCAATGCTTTAGGGAGTTTAAGCACTTATGCTTTGGCCTATTTGGGTAAAGAAAAAATTTTAGAAAAGTATTTTTCTAAGTCTTTAAAGAAGCTTGATAAATTCAATGCGAATTTCACTAAATTTGGAAGTATTTATGCTTTTTTAACCTTTTTACCTTTAATAGGCGATATTTTTGCCTTAGGGCTTGGCTTTGCCAAGTATCCTATTTTTAAGAGTGCTTTTTTTATATTTTTGGGAAAATTAAGTCGTTATATAGTGATTATTTTTTTGACTAATATATGA